From Toxorhynchites rutilus septentrionalis strain SRP chromosome 2, ASM2978413v1, whole genome shotgun sequence, a single genomic window includes:
- the LOC129770120 gene encoding uncharacterized protein LOC129770120, protein MFKFVCLFALVAAVVANPIGFDGGFDFNSNIGGIGGLENFGSVNTFGGFGDFGSFGVQPQLSQPISYSQSIGFGQSGFLSADEPVRAIDLGDHEVTSQGEEGTARGGIESLPVQDGAEAYQSQQNY, encoded by the exons ATGTTCAAG ttcgtttGCCTTTTCGCTCTTGTTGCTGCGGTAGTCGCTAATCCGATTGGATTTGATGGCGGCTTCGACTTCAACTCGAATATCGGAGGCATCGGTGGTTTGGAAAATTTTGGAAGCGTAAACACTTTCGGAGGCTTCGGTGATTTCGGATCTTTCGGTGTTCAACCACAGCTCTCCCAGCCGATTTCATACTCGCAGTCAATTGGTTTCGGTCAGTCTGGTTTCCTCAGTGCCGACGAACCCGTGCGTGCTATCGATCTTGGCGATCATGAAGTCACTTCACAAGGTGAGGAAGGCACTGCTCGTGGAGGAATCGAATCTCTTCCAG TGCAAGATGGCGCTGAGGCGTACCAGTCCCAACAAAACTATTAA
- the LOC129770121 gene encoding uncharacterized protein LOC129770121 → MFKVTRLVLLACFLSAVFGYPQPQLSETEVLEKEERVNSAPEVYNTPANVEVKNQRNVEPILLEEAQQLRKDDLVKSESAAFTYYYPYYYYYPKYRWNPYYYYYWWL, encoded by the exons ATGTTTAAAGTTACG AGATTGGTTCTGTTGGCGTGCTTCCTGTCGGCAGTTTTTGGATACCCTCAGCCGCAGTTGTCTGAGACAGAAGTTCTCGAAAAAGAAGAAAGAGTGAATTCAGCACCGGAGGTTTACAACACACCAGCTAATGTGGAGGTGAAAAATCAGCGAAATGTTGAGCCTATACTACTGGAAGAAGCCCAACAGCTACGAAAAGATGACTTGGTGAAATCAGAGTCGGCGGCTTTTACTTATTACTATCCATATTATTATTACTATCCCAAATATCGATGGAATCCTTACTATTACTACTATTGGTGGCTATGA